From the genome of Candidatus Obscuribacterales bacterium:
ACCGTCGCACCGTGAATCGCACAGAGCAATGCTCCACCCAAAATGCCAGCCACGCCCATCATGTGGAACGGGTTCAGCGTCCAGTTATGGAACCCTTGCAGGAATAGCAGGAACCGGAAGATCGCCGCTACGCCGAAGCTCGGGGCAAAGAACCAGCTCGACTGTCCCAACGGGTACATCAAAAATACCGACACAAACACCGCAATCGGTCCACTGAAGGCGATCGCGTTGTAGGGACGGATGCCCACTAGGCGGGAAATCTCAAACTGGCGCAGCATGAACCCAATCAAGCCAAAGGCTCCATGCAATGCCACAAAGCTCCACAAGCCGCCGATTTGGCACCAGCGAACGAAGTCGCCTTGGGCTTCTGGACCCCACAAAAACAGGATGGAGTGTCCCATGCTGTCGGCTGGGGTGGATACTGCCACGGTCAAAAAGTTGCACCCTTCTAGGTAGGAGCTTGCCAACCCGTGGGTGTACCAAGAGGTCACAAAGGTGGTGCCGGTTAGCCAGCCGCCCACCGCCATG
Proteins encoded in this window:
- the psbD gene encoding photosystem II D2 protein (photosystem q(a) protein); this translates as AQAQRGWFDVLDDWLKRDRFVFIGWSGLLLFPCAYMAVGGWLTGTTFVTSWYTHGLASSYLEGCNFLTVAVSTPADSMGHSILFLWGPEAQGDFVRWCQIGGLWSFVALHGAFGLIGFMLRQFEISRLVGIRPYNAIAFSGPIAVFVSVFLMYPLGQSSWFFAPSFGVAAIFRFLLFLQGFHNWTLNPFHMMGVAGILGGALLCAIHGATVENTLFEDGDKANTFRAFNPTQAEETYSMVTANRFWSQIFGIAFSNKRWLHFFMLFVPVTGLWMSSVGIIGLGLNLRAYDFTSQEIRAAEDPEFETFYTKNILLNEGIRAWMAPQDQPHEKFVFPEEVLPRGNAL